Proteins encoded in a region of the Nicotiana tomentosiformis chromosome 9, ASM39032v3, whole genome shotgun sequence genome:
- the LOC138898705 gene encoding uncharacterized protein: MLNAIGGSFKRRDLLRHLQVEKLEKLLESGGVHTRRGLNQESGLQIPGDTRWGSRFKRLDNFIVISSYIVRVLEVIEYEGSTSNERNQAKYLLSEIITFKFVFMFHLMLKVLAMSNELNNILQKRDQDIVNVVEFLNITEKRLQDMRESGWESLLDDVSSFCIMHDILIPKMNESYFPEKSKCKFSSVCYSHYLYVDIFYVVIHVQLQELNNRFDIVSSDLLLGIASLNPANSFANFDKCNPKFFNLQGISDLAKALVKVNFVETYSYVYLLMKLTLILHVTTATVERALSSMKQIKNEERNSMGDQYLNDYLVCYIERDVFTNEASRDARTYVRKWKLKEQFSILFSSRMSNKFGRFISIVSVQGDKRSTNESNEAHTTKGTNNRILISGGAANVNEGLLGRCVVGSLEKGLTEKPTLSDIRRWSVSSWKNTFGVDV, from the exons ATGTTGAATGCCATTGGAGGATCTTTTAAGCGCAGAGATTTGCTTCGACATCTTCAAGTTGAAAAGTTAGAGAAATTACTTGAGTCCGGTGGAGTTCATACTAGGCGAGGGCTAAATCAAGAAAGCGGGCTTCAAATACCAGGTGACACTCGTTGGGGATCGCGTTTTAAAAGATTAGATAACTTTATTGTTATTTCCTCATATATTGTTCGTGTGCTTGAAGTGATTGAATATGAAGGTTCTACCTCAAATGAGAGAAATCAAGCAAAATATCTTTTGAGTGAGATAATAACATTCAAATTTGTTTTTATGTTTCATTTGATGTTGAAAGTTTTGGCAATGTCAAATGAGTTGAACAATATCCTACAAAAGAGGGATCAAGATATTGTTAATGTCGTGGAGTTTCTTAACATTACAGAAAAAAGATTGCAAGATATGAGAGAAAGTGGGTGGGAATCCTTACTAGATGATGTTTCCTCATTTTGTATTATGCATGACATTTTGATTCCCAAGATGAATGAATCATATTTTCCTGAAAAGTCAAAGTGCAAGTTTTCTAGTGTTTGTTATTCACATTACTTGTATGTTGATATCTTTTATGTTGTAATTCATGTGCAACTTCAAGAGCTTAATAACCGTTTTGATATAGTGAGTAGCGATTTGCTTCTCGGGATAGCTAGCTTGAATCCAGCCAATTCTTTTGCTAATTTTGATAAAT GTAATCCCAAGTTCTTCAACTTACAAGGAATTAGTGATTTGGCAAAAGCATTGGTTAAAGTAAATTTTGTGGAGACTTATTCGTATGTTTATTTACTTATGAAGTTGACTCTAATTTTACATGTTACTACCGCAACTGTGGAGAGAGCATTATCATCCATGAAGCAGATAAAGAATGAAGAGCGAAATAGCATGGGTGACCAATATTTAAATGATTATTTAGTTTGTTACATAGAGCGTGATGTATTCACAAAT GAGGCTTCAAGAGATGCTCGCACATATGTAAGGAAATGGAAACTAAAGGAACAGTTCTCTATCTTATTCAGTTCAAGGATGAGCAACAAGTTTGGAAGATTTATTAGCATTGTATCAGTCCAAGGTGACAAAAGATCG ACGAATGAGTCTAATGAAGCACACACTACAAAAGGCACCAATAACAGAATATTGATCTCAGGTGGTGCTGCAAATGTTAATGAGGGTCTGTTGGGTAGATGTGTGGTTGGTAGCTTAGAAAAAGGCCTGACAGAGAAACCAACTCTTTCTGATATTCGGAGGTGGTCAGTGAGCTCCTGGAAAAATACTTTTGGAGTAGATGTATAA